A DNA window from Candidatus Atribacteria bacterium contains the following coding sequences:
- a CDS encoding CoA-disulfide reductase, with protein MKVIIVGGVAGGASAAARLRRLDENAEIILLERGEYISFANCGLPYYIGEVIKNKEKLVVQTPEKMEKRFNIDVRTLHEAVDIDSNQKQITIHDIKNDKNYKESYDKLILAPGAAPIKPSIKGFVAPNVFTLRDIPDTLAIKNFVDTHNPKSAVIVGAGFIGMELVENLHRRGMAITIVELAEQVLAPLDSEMASLIHQHLKEKKVEFYLNDEVKEVKHRDEFSLVKLNSGREIKTDMILIGIGVCPEITLAKIAGLEIGGRGGIKVDRFLKTSNPDIYAVGDAIEVIDYINGNPTLIPLAGPANKQGRIAANNIYGIPEKYEGSQGTSVLKVFDMTVATTGNSEKLLKRFDIPYEKSFTHSSAHSEYYPDANVISMKLLFSPDNGRVLGAQIVGYEGVDKRIDVLATAIRAGMTVYELEKLDLAYAPPYSSAKDPINMAGYVASNILKGDHAIIHWDKIEKIDKKKTILLDVRHPSEFKRGTIKGSINIPLDELRNRINEIPKNKNVIIFCKQGLRGYIAYKIMKQKGFKNIKNLSGGYRTYFPAVQKQDNPDIFQYEKIEKSDLIKASESFFRKK; from the coding sequence ATGAAAGTAATCATTGTAGGAGGCGTTGCCGGAGGAGCAAGTGCAGCTGCCCGTCTGAGACGCCTCGATGAAAACGCAGAAATAATTCTTTTGGAAAGAGGAGAGTATATTTCTTTTGCCAACTGTGGCCTCCCCTATTATATTGGTGAGGTAATAAAAAATAAAGAGAAACTGGTTGTTCAGACTCCCGAGAAAATGGAAAAGAGATTTAACATCGATGTAAGAACCCTTCACGAAGCAGTCGATATCGATAGCAATCAAAAACAGATTACGATACATGATATAAAAAACGATAAAAACTATAAGGAAAGTTATGACAAATTAATTCTTGCCCCCGGAGCTGCTCCCATCAAACCTTCCATTAAAGGCTTTGTTGCCCCTAATGTATTTACTTTAAGAGACATACCAGATACCCTGGCCATTAAAAATTTTGTTGATACGCATAATCCTAAAAGCGCTGTGATAGTCGGGGCAGGCTTTATCGGGATGGAGTTAGTAGAAAATCTTCATAGAAGGGGAATGGCCATTACCATCGTTGAATTAGCAGAACAAGTATTAGCTCCTCTGGATAGTGAAATGGCCTCTCTGATCCATCAACACTTGAAAGAGAAAAAGGTAGAATTTTATCTAAACGATGAGGTAAAAGAAGTAAAACATCGGGATGAATTTTCCCTGGTTAAACTAAATAGCGGACGAGAAATAAAGACCGATATGATCTTAATCGGTATAGGAGTATGCCCCGAAATAACTCTGGCTAAAATAGCAGGTTTAGAAATCGGTGGAAGGGGTGGTATAAAGGTAGACCGTTTCTTAAAAACTTCTAACCCTGATATTTATGCAGTTGGTGATGCTATCGAAGTGATAGATTATATTAACGGAAATCCAACCCTTATCCCTCTTGCCGGACCGGCCAATAAACAGGGCAGAATTGCAGCTAACAATATCTACGGAATACCCGAGAAGTATGAGGGAAGCCAAGGCACATCCGTGCTAAAAGTATTTGATATGACAGTAGCAACAACCGGAAATAGCGAAAAATTATTGAAAAGATTTGATATTCCTTATGAAAAATCATTTACTCATTCGTCAGCACATTCCGAGTATTACCCTGATGCTAATGTAATATCTATGAAATTACTTTTTTCGCCAGACAATGGTAGGGTTTTAGGAGCTCAAATTGTAGGATACGAAGGCGTTGACAAAAGAATAGATGTCCTTGCAACAGCAATACGTGCGGGAATGACGGTATACGAATTGGAAAAATTGGATCTTGCGTATGCGCCTCCCTATTCCTCGGCTAAAGACCCGATAAATATGGCCGGGTATGTCGCATCGAATATACTAAAGGGTGACCATGCCATCATTCACTGGGATAAAATAGAAAAGATAGATAAGAAAAAGACAATTCTTCTAGATGTAAGACACCCTTCTGAATTTAAACGAGGCACTATTAAAGGATCAATTAATATCCCGCTAGACGAATTAAGAAACAGGATAAATGAAATTCCTAAAAACAAAAATGTTATTATCTTTTGTAAACAGGGATTAAGGGGTTATATTGCTTATAAAATAATGAAACAAAAAGGTTTTAAAAATATTAAAAATTTAAGTGGTGGATATAGAACATATTTCCCGGCAGTTCAAAAACAGGATAATCCGGACATTTTCCAATACGAAAAAATAGAAAAGTCAGACCTGATCAAAGCAAGCGAATCTTTCTTTCGTAAAAAATAA
- a CDS encoding indolepyruvate oxidoreductase subunit beta: protein MSKESNRGEKMSRENIYKIQLIGVGGQGTIKASTIMGEAAMKKGLNVVMSEVHGMAQRGGTVVTELKIGEAYSPLIEEGAGDLLIAFEPTEALRSLPKINCHSFVIVNSSPIIPFTVSLGISEYPELSSVFGELKAKINNLLIIDAQKIAREVGSIISENMVLLGAAVATPKFPIDKDLVIQSMKANLPPKSIEINLKAFEKGFKEAKKKG, encoded by the coding sequence ATGTCCAAAGAAAGCAATAGAGGTGAAAAAATGAGCAGGGAAAATATATATAAGATTCAGCTTATTGGAGTAGGGGGCCAGGGAACGATTAAAGCCTCTACTATTATGGGAGAAGCCGCAATGAAAAAAGGTTTAAATGTGGTAATGAGTGAAGTTCATGGAATGGCTCAAAGAGGAGGGACAGTAGTAACTGAACTTAAAATCGGTGAAGCATACAGTCCTTTAATTGAAGAGGGCGCAGGGGATTTATTGATTGCCTTTGAACCGACAGAAGCTCTAAGATCATTACCTAAGATAAACTGCCATTCTTTTGTTATTGTCAATAGCTCTCCCATTATTCCTTTTACTGTTTCTCTGGGCATTTCGGAATATCCCGAACTGTCTTCTGTTTTTGGTGAGTTAAAAGCAAAAATAAATAATTTATTAATAATTGATGCTCAAAAGATAGCTCGAGAAGTGGGAAGTATCATCTCGGAAAATATGGTTTTGCTGGGAGCAGCAGTGGCTACTCCAAAATTTCCTATAGATAAGGATTTGGTTATTCAGTCTATGAAAGCAAACTTACCTCCCAAAAGCATTGAGATAAATTTGAAAGCCTTTGAAAAGGGATTTAAAGAAGCAAAAAAGAAGGGATAA
- the iorA gene encoding indolepyruvate ferredoxin oxidoreductase subunit alpha codes for MKVKEILTEKKGQKLFLLGNEAAVRGALEGSVSVVSTYPGTPSSEIGNVFYKIAREARVYFEFSSNEKVALEVSAAAAAAGLRSFVFMKHVGLNVAADSFMSTVYTGVRGGMIVLSADDPSMYSSQNEQDNRIMARLAGIPLLEPSNPQEVKDLMKFGFDLSEQFKIPVLMRTTTRISHMRGVVNLGTVIQGKEKGYFKKDPSQFIVAPEYVVKMRKELIKKLKQIEEQSERSPLNKIIDQGGKEIGIITSGSAFNYVMDVVSENNLKVKILKLTFSYPFPEKLVLDFINRVDNILVAEEVEPVMEKEVLAIIGKYNIKKKVYGKLDGTLPRIYEYNPDIISFGVAKIVEKELIKRKKFSTKLSLPLRSSILCPGCPHRATYFALKKAIKKLKLKEEEVIFSTDIGCYALGLEPPYKMGDYCISMGSSLGIGCGFSKATNQKVISFIGDSTFFHAGIPPLVNAVHNRDKILLVVMDNRITGMTGGQTNPGVPLDGMGNPAPEVSIEKIAQGVGAGLVKTIDPVNLKETEEVFKEALQFEGMAVVITKHPCAMITDTENRKEGISVKYSINQEECTQCLICIKNFTCPAIYIEKDGSVNINPLLCDGCGVCVQVCPKKAIEVKK; via the coding sequence TTGAAAGTAAAAGAAATTTTAACAGAAAAAAAGGGGCAAAAATTGTTTTTGCTGGGCAATGAAGCCGCTGTTCGGGGCGCTTTGGAAGGTAGCGTCTCGGTAGTCTCCACCTATCCTGGTACCCCTTCTTCAGAGATAGGAAATGTATTTTACAAAATTGCCCGGGAAGCAAGAGTATATTTTGAATTTTCCTCAAACGAAAAGGTAGCCTTAGAAGTTTCTGCTGCAGCTGCAGCCGCTGGGTTGCGTTCCTTTGTCTTTATGAAACATGTAGGTTTGAATGTAGCAGCTGACTCTTTTATGAGCACAGTTTATACCGGAGTGCGGGGCGGAATGATTGTCTTATCAGCCGATGACCCTTCAATGTATTCTTCACAGAATGAACAAGATAATCGGATTATGGCTCGCTTGGCAGGGATTCCCCTGCTTGAGCCCTCCAATCCGCAAGAAGTAAAAGACTTGATGAAATTTGGTTTTGATCTATCAGAACAATTTAAGATTCCCGTACTTATGCGAACTACTACCAGGATATCGCATATGAGAGGAGTGGTAAATTTAGGAACAGTCATTCAGGGAAAAGAGAAAGGATATTTTAAAAAGGATCCTTCTCAATTCATCGTAGCTCCGGAATATGTGGTAAAAATGCGCAAAGAATTAATTAAAAAATTAAAACAGATTGAAGAACAAAGCGAAAGATCTCCTCTGAATAAAATAATTGACCAAGGCGGTAAAGAGATAGGAATTATCACCAGTGGTAGTGCCTTTAATTATGTGATGGATGTGGTTAGTGAGAATAATTTAAAAGTTAAGATTTTAAAACTCACCTTCTCTTATCCTTTTCCCGAGAAATTGGTATTAGATTTCATAAATAGGGTTGATAATATTTTGGTAGCAGAAGAGGTGGAACCGGTAATGGAGAAGGAAGTTTTAGCCATAATAGGAAAATATAATATAAAGAAAAAAGTATACGGCAAATTAGACGGGACCCTTCCCCGAATTTATGAATACAATCCGGATATCATCTCTTTTGGGGTGGCGAAAATAGTAGAAAAAGAATTAATTAAAAGAAAAAAGTTTAGTACTAAACTCTCTTTACCTTTGCGGTCATCGATACTCTGCCCGGGATGCCCTCACCGTGCCACTTATTTTGCTTTAAAAAAAGCTATAAAAAAATTGAAATTAAAGGAAGAAGAGGTAATTTTCTCTACTGATATAGGTTGTTATGCATTGGGGTTAGAACCCCCCTATAAAATGGGAGATTACTGTATTTCTATGGGTTCAAGTTTAGGTATTGGCTGCGGGTTTTCTAAGGCAACCAACCAGAAAGTAATATCTTTTATCGGAGACTCAACCTTTTTTCACGCTGGCATACCCCCTTTAGTCAACGCTGTCCATAATAGGGATAAGATTTTATTAGTAGTTATGGACAATAGGATAACTGGAATGACCGGAGGTCAAACCAATCCCGGTGTACCCCTAGATGGAATGGGTAATCCCGCTCCTGAAGTTTCCATAGAGAAAATTGCTCAAGGAGTAGGCGCGGGTTTAGTAAAGACCATTGACCCGGTTAATTTAAAGGAGACAGAAGAAGTATTTAAGGAAGCACTACAATTTGAAGGAATGGCAGTAGTTATTACCAAGCATCCTTGTGCCATGATTACTGATACAGAGAATAGAAAAGAAGGTATAAGCGTTAAATATTCTATTAACCAGGAAGAGTGCACTCAATGCTTAATCTGTATAAAAAATTTTACTTGCCCGGCTATTTATATAGAAAAAGATGGCTCTGTTAATATTAATCCATTATTATGCGATGGTTGTGGAGTTTGTGTTCAGGTATGTCCAAAGAAAGCAATAGAGGTGAAAAAATGA
- a CDS encoding ribokinase — protein sequence MELKKYDSFVMGHISIDENIYQGEMVKEIGGAVLYSSCASHAIGHKIGILTKLSPSDRKYLEEFTVFKEDITALDSKNTTSIRNIYHSIDRERRTCTALSIADPFTLGDIPENIDSRIYHFAGLILGEFNSEMIRFLHHKGKVALDVQGFLRNVSKNKEMVFIDWGEKKECLPYIDYLKTDAAEAEIMTGTKDREKAAKILFEWGSKEIMITHHKEVLIYDGKKHYTCPLKPRNLSGRTGRGDTCFSTYITERLNKGIEEALLFAAALVSLKMEEPGPFKGTRDEVKNYIKKYY from the coding sequence GTGGAATTAAAAAAATATGATAGTTTCGTAATGGGACATATCTCTATTGATGAAAACATATACCAAGGAGAAATGGTAAAGGAAATTGGCGGAGCAGTTTTATACTCATCCTGTGCTTCTCATGCTATCGGCCATAAAATAGGTATATTGACTAAGTTATCTCCATCAGATAGAAAATATTTGGAGGAATTTACTGTTTTTAAAGAAGATATTACTGCTTTAGATTCTAAAAACACTACTTCCATAAGAAATATTTATCATAGCATAGATAGAGAAAGGAGAACCTGTACTGCTCTATCGATTGCCGATCCCTTCACTCTTGGCGATATTCCAGAAAATATTGATTCCCGGATATATCATTTTGCCGGACTCATCTTGGGAGAATTTAATAGTGAAATGATAAGATTCCTGCATCATAAAGGGAAAGTTGCCCTGGACGTTCAAGGGTTTTTGAGGAATGTATCGAAAAATAAGGAAATGGTCTTTATAGATTGGGGGGAAAAAAAGGAATGTCTCCCTTATATTGATTATTTAAAAACTGATGCAGCCGAGGCTGAAATTATGACCGGAACAAAAGATAGGGAAAAAGCAGCGAAAATACTTTTCGAGTGGGGGAGCAAGGAAATTATGATCACTCACCATAAAGAAGTTTTAATTTATGATGGTAAAAAACATTATACTTGTCCTTTAAAGCCGAGAAATCTTTCCGGAAGGACCGGCAGGGGCGATACCTGTTTCAGTACGTATATCACTGAAAGGTTAAATAAAGGGATAGAAGAAGCACTTCTCTTTGCTGCCGCTTTGGTTTCCTTAAAGATGGAAGAACCGGGCCCTTTTAAGGGAACCAGGGATGAGGTTAAGAATTATATAAAAAAATATTATTAG
- a CDS encoding multidrug RND transporter, giving the protein MRDNILKALAKMHALHPWKMVIAVLIITIIMGAFATQLEQSMRWTDLLPTKSEKTIQYNKVINEFVSATNIIIVVEGEEEAIKAYTEAIVPQIKLATDPKDGKLYVKRIDYKQDIDFIRKHGLMLIKADDLQNMKELYQNPNLVPLLTNLNNSFEKEYVGREESISTREKEDSILIILDGVAHLISTMQDYSSGKTHSPEEAQKAVDKLILGEPYLLSYDKQAVIINVIPNFSMTDMSKMVSGTDAVQEIVDRMKKDFPEVKAGLTGMIPLGRDEMVYGEQSMGYTSIIAFIAILILLILSFRMWVAPLYAILNLVVGLIWAIGLTAILVKSLNIMTSMVTVILIGLGIDFSIHIISLFTESRSMGKPIDQSIEDTFLKSGKGILTGGLTTCAAFFALIISSSRGMKEVGIVSSVGLLAILIVTFLFLPSLLVLRERRLEKKLKEKRIKSKPVYQDISLKRFGRGCSWLSVRYRATIICAVLFTLFLLISASRISFDHNYMNMEPKGLTSVTLQDTILDKFDLSMDYALIVTDNVEKSREMAKKLKNVKSAAMIDEISMYLPSWEEQQKRTPHIQEINRYLSNTVIESNILDSELNQVISELDRLEMNIMEIQDMAYMGGQDKVDRKCSEIVGYPDNPQSLNIISQFIVFLENNRQSGLKGLKEFQKYAAPYFKESVLKMASTENIVLEDLPDSILDRYANRDRTQFLLTVFPAENMWTNLNFLQRFTSDLDRISNKATGMPPVMQELFRVVGNDGKNAAFLTIFVVFLLLWLDFRSFKYAIIAMLPLLAGVIWMVGLMYLVGMQLTVVNVMALPMILGIGIDDGVHIVHRWRIEGSKKIRQIFASTGKAIFLTSITTMLAFGSLVFSIWRGFSSLGGAMFIGVGACFLSTVIILSGIIGFLERKK; this is encoded by the coding sequence ATGAGAGATAATATTTTGAAAGCTCTGGCTAAAATGCATGCTCTGCATCCCTGGAAGATGGTAATTGCAGTACTAATTATCACTATAATCATGGGAGCTTTTGCCACACAGTTAGAGCAGAGTATGCGCTGGACTGATTTGCTCCCGACCAAGAGCGAAAAAACAATCCAATACAACAAAGTCATCAACGAATTTGTAAGTGCAACCAATATTATCATCGTAGTCGAAGGTGAAGAAGAGGCAATTAAAGCCTATACTGAAGCGATTGTCCCTCAAATCAAGCTGGCAACTGACCCAAAGGATGGAAAACTTTATGTTAAACGGATTGATTATAAACAAGATATAGATTTTATCCGTAAACATGGCTTGATGCTTATTAAGGCTGATGATTTACAAAACATGAAAGAATTATATCAAAATCCCAATTTAGTTCCCCTGCTTACCAATTTAAACAACAGTTTCGAAAAGGAATATGTTGGCCGGGAAGAATCGATTTCTACCCGAGAAAAAGAGGATAGTATCCTTATTATATTAGATGGTGTTGCCCATTTAATTTCCACCATGCAAGATTATTCTTCCGGCAAAACCCATTCTCCGGAAGAAGCTCAAAAAGCAGTAGATAAATTAATACTGGGAGAACCATATCTTTTATCTTATGATAAACAAGCAGTTATTATTAATGTTATTCCTAACTTTAGCATGACCGATATGAGCAAAATGGTTTCGGGAACTGATGCCGTTCAAGAAATAGTTGATAGGATGAAAAAAGATTTTCCGGAAGTAAAAGCTGGACTTACCGGGATGATTCCTCTGGGTCGTGATGAGATGGTATATGGGGAGCAGAGTATGGGCTATACCAGCATCATTGCTTTTATAGCCATTTTAATTTTACTCATTCTTTCATTTCGAATGTGGGTTGCTCCCCTCTATGCTATTCTTAATTTGGTAGTTGGACTCATCTGGGCAATCGGATTAACTGCAATTTTAGTTAAGAGTTTGAATATTATGACTTCAATGGTTACGGTCATTCTCATCGGATTGGGGATTGATTTTTCTATCCACATCATCTCCCTCTTTACTGAAAGCCGTTCTATGGGAAAACCGATTGACCAATCTATAGAAGATACTTTTTTAAAAAGCGGTAAAGGCATATTAACCGGAGGCTTAACTACCTGTGCAGCTTTTTTTGCCTTAATCATCAGCTCTTCACGCGGAATGAAAGAGGTGGGTATCGTCAGCAGTGTCGGTTTACTTGCCATACTAATCGTTACCTTTCTTTTCCTGCCCTCACTTTTAGTATTACGGGAACGCCGCCTGGAAAAGAAACTAAAAGAGAAAAGGATAAAATCAAAACCGGTTTATCAGGATATTTCCCTTAAAAGATTTGGAAGAGGATGTAGCTGGTTATCCGTTCGTTATCGGGCTACTATTATTTGCGCGGTACTTTTCACTCTTTTTCTACTGATTTCTGCTTCTCGGATCTCTTTTGACCATAACTATATGAATATGGAACCAAAAGGATTGACCTCCGTCACCCTTCAGGATACCATACTGGATAAATTCGACTTGAGTATGGATTACGCCTTAATTGTAACCGACAACGTTGAAAAATCCAGAGAAATGGCTAAAAAATTAAAAAATGTAAAATCGGCTGCGATGATTGACGAAATCTCTATGTATTTACCATCTTGGGAGGAACAACAAAAAAGAACTCCTCACATTCAGGAAATCAATCGATATCTATCTAACACAGTAATAGAAAGTAATATTTTGGATAGTGAATTGAACCAGGTCATTTCAGAACTGGATAGATTGGAAATGAATATTATGGAGATCCAGGATATGGCTTATATGGGAGGACAGGACAAGGTAGACAGAAAATGCAGCGAAATTGTGGGGTATCCCGATAACCCCCAGTCATTAAATATTATTTCACAATTTATCGTTTTCCTGGAAAACAACCGGCAGAGTGGATTAAAAGGATTAAAAGAATTTCAAAAATATGCAGCACCCTATTTTAAAGAATCTGTACTTAAAATGGCATCAACAGAAAACATTGTACTGGAAGACCTTCCTGATTCTATCCTGGATAGATATGCCAATCGGGACCGAACGCAATTCTTACTCACCGTTTTTCCTGCAGAAAATATGTGGACAAATTTAAACTTCCTACAGCGGTTTACCAGCGATTTGGATAGAATCAGTAACAAAGCAACCGGGATGCCCCCGGTAATGCAAGAACTTTTCCGGGTGGTAGGCAACGACGGGAAAAATGCAGCGTTTCTAACTATTTTCGTGGTATTTTTATTGCTATGGCTCGATTTCCGCAGTTTTAAATACGCTATTATCGCCATGTTGCCCCTGCTAGCCGGCGTTATTTGGATGGTTGGATTAATGTATTTAGTCGGCATGCAGCTTACTGTAGTTAATGTTATGGCATTACCAATGATTCTCGGTATTGGCATCGATGATGGGGTGCATATTGTGCATCGCTGGCGCATTGAAGGCAGCAAAAAAATAAGGCAAATATTTGCTAGCACTGGAAAAGCCATCTTTCTTACCAGTATTACTACTATGTTGGCCTTTGGCTCTTTGGTATTTTCTATCTGGCGCGGATTCAGCAGCCTGGGAGGAGCTATGTTCATCGGGGTAGGTGCCTGCTTCCTCTCCACAGTAATCATTTTATCAGGAATTATCGGATTTTTAGAAAGAAAAAAATAA
- a CDS encoding phosphate butyryltransferase translates to MIKNFKELFDNLKTKGREKIIVAGGEDIETLKALKDCYDRGFGEGILVGDKTEIEGSISFLGESNFVKEIIGAKDDEEKARRAVERAKKGGTLLKGKIKTATLLKAVLNKEWGLRTEKIVSDVFIFEDTRGKKSKLVLMSDGGVNLKPDVKTLVAIINNAVEVAHKLGIEIPKVALLAAVETINPDMEETVKAGMISKMNERKQIIGCIIDGPLALDNAISEFAAQKKGIVSPVAGKADILIVPDIAAGNIFGKALTYYANYQVGHTLVGTKVPVIIPSRADKSDVKLNCIAVSILCSK, encoded by the coding sequence ATGATAAAAAATTTTAAAGAGTTATTCGATAATTTAAAAACTAAAGGAAGGGAAAAAATTATTGTTGCAGGTGGAGAAGATATCGAAACCTTGAAAGCCCTAAAAGATTGTTATGATCGCGGTTTCGGAGAGGGAATTTTAGTGGGGGATAAAACAGAAATCGAAGGGTCCATTTCTTTTTTAGGTGAAAGTAATTTTGTAAAAGAGATTATCGGTGCAAAAGATGACGAAGAGAAAGCTCGGAGGGCAGTAGAAAGGGCAAAAAAAGGTGGGACGCTCCTTAAGGGGAAGATAAAGACAGCAACTCTTTTAAAGGCAGTATTAAATAAAGAATGGGGTTTAAGGACTGAAAAAATCGTCAGTGATGTTTTTATCTTTGAAGATACAAGGGGAAAGAAAAGCAAACTGGTATTAATGAGTGATGGCGGAGTAAACCTCAAGCCAGATGTGAAGACTTTAGTTGCCATTATAAATAATGCTGTTGAAGTTGCTCATAAACTAGGAATAGAAATTCCCAAAGTCGCTCTTTTAGCTGCAGTAGAAACTATAAACCCCGATATGGAAGAGACTGTAAAAGCAGGAATGATTTCCAAAATGAATGAAAGAAAACAGATTATCGGCTGTATAATCGATGGACCACTGGCTTTAGATAACGCTATTTCAGAATTTGCTGCCCAAAAAAAAGGAATTGTTTCACCGGTAGCCGGTAAAGCTGATATCCTGATTGTCCCTGATATTGCAGCGGGAAATATCTTTGGTAAAGCACTAACCTATTATGCCAATTACCAGGTAGGGCATACACTGGTGGGTACTAAGGTGCCGGTAATCATACCCTCCCGAGCAGATAAAAGTGATGTGAAATTAAATTGTATTGCCGTCTCTATCTTATGTAGTAAATAA
- the buk gene encoding butyrate kinase, with protein sequence MKENILVINPGSTSTKIAIFSQKGREIFKENISHSVEELIQFVSLLEQGPFRKKIILNILKNKNINSNSLRAIIGRGGILKPLKAGTYQVNAKLIDDLRNSPIEHASNLGGIIAHEIAEEINIPAYIADPVSVDEFPDIARISGLKGIERKSLLHTLNIRANAFRYAKEQGKKYEELNLIVAHLGGGISIAPIEKGKIIDVNNANDGGPFSPERTGSLPNKALIQLCYSGKYSEKELYKVITHQGGVVSYLETNDIREVMKKIDQGDKYAELIFEGMCYQIAKEIGAMATVLKGKVEAIILTGGIAHNEILVNKIKDRTDWIAPVVVYPGEEEMKALAQAVIRVIDGIEKVKTYS encoded by the coding sequence ATGAAAGAAAATATTTTAGTTATCAACCCCGGTTCAACTTCTACCAAAATAGCAATATTTAGCCAGAAGGGAAGGGAAATTTTTAAGGAGAATATCTCCCATTCTGTCGAAGAACTAATTCAATTTGTGTCTCTATTAGAACAAGGTCCATTCAGGAAAAAAATAATCCTGAATATCTTGAAAAATAAAAATATAAATTCTAATTCTCTAAGAGCGATTATAGGAAGGGGTGGTATTTTAAAACCTCTAAAGGCTGGAACTTATCAGGTTAATGCAAAACTTATCGATGACCTAAGAAATTCTCCCATAGAACACGCCTCTAATTTAGGAGGGATTATCGCCCATGAAATAGCCGAAGAAATCAATATCCCTGCTTATATTGCTGATCCGGTATCAGTTGATGAATTTCCCGATATCGCACGTATATCCGGGCTCAAAGGAATAGAAAGAAAATCCTTGCTTCATACTTTAAATATAAGGGCTAATGCCTTCCGTTATGCCAAAGAACAGGGGAAAAAATATGAGGAGTTAAATCTTATTGTTGCCCATCTTGGTGGGGGAATATCGATTGCTCCCATAGAAAAGGGAAAAATCATTGATGTAAATAATGCTAACGACGGAGGACCTTTTTCGCCTGAACGGACCGGCTCTCTTCCCAATAAGGCTCTAATTCAGCTGTGTTACTCTGGTAAATATTCAGAAAAAGAATTATACAAGGTCATTACTCATCAAGGTGGAGTTGTCTCTTATCTGGAGACTAATGACATCAGAGAAGTAATGAAGAAAATAGATCAAGGAGATAAATATGCAGAATTAATTTTTGAAGGGATGTGTTATCAGATTGCTAAAGAAATCGGAGCAATGGCCACAGTGCTTAAAGGAAAAGTTGAGGCCATTATTCTTACCGGGGGTATAGCTCATAATGAAATATTGGTAAACAAAATAAAAGATCGCACGGATTGGATAGCTCCGGTGGTAGTTTATCCGGGAGAAGAAGAAATGAAAGCATTAGCTCAAGCAGTGATAAGAGTGATAGATGGAATAGAAAAAGTAAAGACGTATTCTTGA